Proteins encoded in a region of the Diospyros lotus cultivar Yz01 chromosome 9, ASM1463336v1, whole genome shotgun sequence genome:
- the LOC127810466 gene encoding loganic acid O-methyltransferase-like, which produces MSSNNNKTSSPEPFLMNSGNGTYSYSRNSRFQREALVIIKMMIDEAIAEKLDIQSLSSISKSLRIADLGCSVGPNTFLAMQTLIEAIENKYEAECLKHGYRLPEFQVFFNDHAANDFNTLFSSLPPGKSYFVAGVPGSFHGRLFPESFLHIVYSSFALQWLSQVPEKVLDKDSPAWNKGRIFYTSASDEVANAYAAQFAEDMDNFLKFRAVEMASGGMIFLMVPGVADDCHPSQSGGGWLYDALGSSLMDLANKGLISEAQVDSFNLPVYFASLKEIISSVERNGCFSIVRAKLTDAILGNYDDPVNIQAYALHIRAVVEGSIVKHFGSEIIDDLFDRFFQKLTQVANLDPLSYKGGQIFVALKRK; this is translated from the exons atgagcagcaacaacaacaaaaccTCATCCCCAGAACCATTTCTCATGAATAGTGGAAATGGCACATACAGCTACTCCAGGAACTCCAGGTTTCAG AGAGAGGCTTTAGTAATCATTAAGATGATGATCGACGAGGCAATAGCCGAGAAGCTTGATATTCAAAGCCTGTCATCCATCTCAAAGTCTCTCCGCATTGCTGATTTGGGATGTTCAGTTGGACCCAACACATTCCTCGCCATGCAAACCCTAATAGAAGCTATTGAAAACAAGTATGAAGCAGAATGCCTCAAGCATGGATATAGATTACCCGAATTCCAAGTATTCTTCAATGACCATGCTGCCAATGACTTCAACACCCTCTTCAGTTCCCTCCCTCCAGGAAAATCCTACTTTGTTGCTGGTGTGCCTGGTTCATTCCATGGCCGGCTTTTCCCCGAGTCCTTCCTCCACATTGTTTACTCGTCCTTTGCACTTCAGTGGCTATCCCAGGTGCCCGAAAAGGTCCTTGACAAGGACTCTCCTGCGTGGAATAAGGGGAGAATTTTTTATACAAGTGCTTCGGATGAAGTAGCTAATGCTTATGCAGCACAGTTTGCCGAGGACATGGACAACTTCTTGAAGTTTAGAGCTGTCGAGATGGCGAGTGGAGGGATGATATTTCTCATGGTTCCAGGGGTTGCTGATGATTGCCATCCTTCTCAATCAGGTGGTGGTTGGCTCTATGATGCTTTGGGATCCAGCCTCATGGATTTGGCAAATAAG GGATTGATCAGTGAAGCTCAGGTGGACTCCTTCAACTTGCCTGTTTACTTTGCCTCTCTGAAGGAGATTATTAGCTcagtggaaagaaatggctgcTTCAGCATTGTAAGGGCAAAGTTAACAGATGCTATACTGGGCAATTATGATGACCCTGTGAATATCCAAGCTTATGCACTGCACATAAGAGCTGTTGTGGAAGGAAGCATTGTTAAACACTTTGGAAGTGAGATAATAGATGACCTGTTTGACAGATTTTTTCAGAAATTGACCCAGGTCGCCAATCTCGATCCTCTAAGCTACAAGGGTGGCCAGATTTTTGTTGCTTTGAAGCGCAAATGA
- the LOC127810463 gene encoding probable RNA-dependent RNA polymerase 1, with protein MGKTIKVYGFPAHVTAEPIKDFLERYTGKGTVHALEVNKPKNGGPRLCAKVQFSTVRSAEYIISLANQRLWYGTSYLKACTLDLDIVQKPKVFLYGMESVILHFGSQISRGTFSVQMKNANTSVKFGFGLRKLHFFLSYLSVEYKLELSYENILQIELHCPRGRTAKFLLIQLLGAPRIYKKIEASVSSFYKETPEDNWIRTTDFTPSCHIGQSSALCLEFGYDVPLPNFSTYFPSYQENEGPFTLEKGFTYSQNLQLVPIVGPPQGHKLPYSILFKVSMLVQNGYLPGPVLDINFFRLVDPQRIDIVFIERALEMLSHLSECCYDPVTWLKTQYKNYFKSRPRKPTISLDDGLVYVRRVLITPSKVYFYGPEINMSNRVLRNFHDDIDNFLRVSFVDEELDKMFSTDLRPRIASSNKEKRTDIYTRILSILREGIVIGDLKFEFLAFSSSQLRDNSVWMFASRPGLTAADIRRWMGDFSQIKNVAKYAARLGQSFGSSRETLSVARNETEVIRDVEVVRGGIKYVFSDGIGKISVDFARRVAKKCGLEGWTPSAFQIRYGGYKGVVAVDPTSSTKLSLRKSMCKYESENTKLDVLAWSKYQPCYLNRQLITLLSTLGVGDYIFENKQREAIYQLDDILTDPLRAQEALELMSPGENTKILKEMLMCGYKPDAEPFLSMMLQTFCAAKLLELRTKTRIFIHGGRSMMGCLDETKSLEYGQVFVQYSSAGHRQVFDNSSAYGVGGSEQHKVVLKGKVVVAKNPCLHPGDVRVLKAVDMPALHHMVDCVVFPQKGMRPHPNECSGSDLDGDIYFVCWDPDLIPSRQVEPMDYTAASSILLDHDVTIEEVQEYFTNYIVNDSLGIIANAHTVFADREPLKAMSDSCIQLAKLFSIAVDFPKTGVPAEIPSNLRVKEYPDFMEKPPDKTTYKSENVIGKLFREVRDTAPQSSSIKSFFTREVAKKSYDLDMEVDGFEDYLDDAFDYKKEYDFKLGNLMDYYGIKTEAELLSGSIMKMSKTFDRRRDSEAIGLAVKSLRKEARKWFNRKLGGSDAVNDDIYAKASAWYHVTYHPSYWGQYNDEGMKRDHFLSFPWCVYDKLVLIKKDKLSIRRALHLSSLERKFSRGLSLK; from the exons ATGGGAAAGACAATTAAGGTGTATGGATTTCCTGCCCATGTGACTGCAGAACCAATTAAGGATTTCTTAGAGAGATACACAGGGAAAGGAACTGTACATGCATTAGAGGTTAATAAGCCAAAGAATGGCGGCCCGAGGTTATGTGCCAAAGTTCAATTTTCAACAGTGAGAAGTGCGGAGTATATTATCTCCTTGGCCAATCAACGGCTGTGGTATGGGACTTCTTATTTAAAGGCCTGCACATTGGATCTTGATATTGTTCAAAAGCCGAAGGTCTTTCTTTATGGCATGGAAAGTgtaattttgcattttggttCTCAGATCTCAAGGGGTACATTTTCAGtgcaaatgaaaaatgcaaATACCTCTGTGAAATTTGGTTTTGGACTAAGGAAACTGcatttcttcctctcctatCTTTCTGTAGAGTACAAACTTGAGCTCTCCTATGAGAACATCTTGCAGATTGAACTTCATTGTCCACGTGGTCGAACAGCAAAGTTTCTTCTCATTCAG TTGCTTGGTGCACCTCGAATCTACAAGAAAATTGAAGCATCAGTCTCCAGCTTCTATAAGGAAACACCTGAGGACAATTGGATCCGGACTACTGATTTCACTCCGTCATGCCACATTGGCCAATCCTCTGCTCTGTGCTTGGAATTTGGATATGATGTTCCACTTCCAAACTTCAGCACGTATTTTCCATCTTATCAGGAAAATGAAGGCCCATTTACCTTGGAAAAAGGTTTTACTTATTCACAGAATTTACAGCTAGTGCCCATTGTGGGGCCTCCTCAAGGACATAAATTGCCATATAGCATATTGTTCAAGGTATCTATGTTGGTTCAGAATGGATATCTTCCTGGGCCTGTTCTTGATATCAATTTTTTTCGGTTGGTTGATCCCCAGAGAATAGACATTGTGTTTATTGAACGTGCACTAGAGATGCTATCCCATTTAAGTGAATGCTGCTATGATCCTGTGACGTGGCTCAAAACTCAATACAAGAATTACTTCAAATCAAGACCAAGGAAGCCTACTATTTCCTTGGATGATGGTTTGGTATATGTGCGCAGGGTGCTAATAACCCCTAGCAAAGTTTATTTTTATGGTCCCGAGATTAATATGTCAAATCGTGTTTTACGCAATTTTCATGATGATATTGATAATTTTCTCAGAGTCTCTTTTGTTGATGAGGAATTGGATAAAATGTTTTCAACCGATTTGCGTCCGCGGATAGCTTCTtcaaataaggaaaaaagaacTGATATTTATACAAGGATACTGTCAATTCTTAGAGAAGGCATAGTTATTGGCGATTTGAAGTTTGAATTTCTAGCCTTTTCCTCAAGCCAGTTAAGAGATAATTCTGTATGGATGTTTGCCTCGAGACCTGGGCTAACTGCTGCTGATATTAGAAGGTGGATGGGTGATTTTTCACAGATCAAAAACGTAGCAAAGTATGCTGCCAGACTTGGTCAATCTTTTGGTTCCTCTAGGGAAACTTTGAGCGTTGCTAGGAATGAAACTGAAGTAATTCGTGACGTAGAGGTTGTAAGAGGTGGAATCAAATATGTTTTCTCTGATGGCATTGGAAAAATATCTGTTGACTTTGCTCGGAGAGTGGCCAAAAAATGTGGACTTGAAGGTTGGACTCCATCCGCCTTTCAAATTAGGTATGGTGGATACAAAGGAGTTGTAGCTGTTGATCCCACTTCATCAACGAAACTGTCTTTAAGAAAGAGTATGTGTAAGTATGAATCAGAGAATACAAAGTTAGATGTTTTAGCATGGAGCAAATATCAACCTTGTTACTTGAATCGCCAATTGATCACGCTGCTATCTACTCTTGGGGTTGGGGATTATATCTTTGAAAATAAGCAAAGGGAAGCAATATATCAACTGGATGACATCTTAACTGATCCATTGAGGGCACAAGAAGCACTGGAATTGATGTCTCCAGGGGAGAATACTAAGATCCTCAAGGAAATGCTTATGTGTGGCTATAAGCCTGATGCTGAACCATTTCTTTCAATGATGCTACAAACATTCTGCGCTGCCAAGTTACTGGAATTGAGAACCAAAACAAGGATATTTATCCATGGAGGGCGATCAATGATGGGATGCCTAGATGAAACCAAAAGCTTGGAATATGGGCAGGTATTTGTGCAATATTCTAGTGCTGGGCATAGGCAAGTATTTGATAATTCCTCTGCGTATGGTGTTGGTGGCTCAGAACAGCATAAAGTTGTTTTAAAAGGGAAAGTAGTTGTTGCCAAGAACCCATGCTTGCACCCTGGTGATGTTCGAGTCCTGAAGGCTGTTGACATGCCAGCTTTGCATCATATGGTGGATTGTGTTGTTTTTCCACAGAAAGGAATGAG ACCTCATCCTAATGAATGTTCGGGAAGTGATTTAGATGGAGATATTTACTTCGTATGTTGGGACCCTGATCTGATTCCAAGCAGACAGGTTGAACCCATGGATTATACCGCAGCATCAAGCATTTTGTTGGATCATGATGTTACAATTGAG GAAGTtcaggagtatttcacaaactATATTGTTAACGACAGTTTAGGAATAATAGCAAATGCCCACACAGTTTTTGCTGATAGGGAACCCCTTAAAGCAATGAGTGATTCTTGCATACAGCTTGCGAAGCTATTCTCAATTGCAGTTGATTTCCCAAAGACTGGTGTGCCCGCTGAAATTCCATCTAATTTACGTGTCAAGGAATATCCAGATTTTATGGAGAAGCCTCCTGATAAGACTACTTATAAGTCAGAAAATGTTATTGGAAAGCTTTTTCGAGAAGTTAGAGACACTGCACCACAATCAAGCTCTATCAAATCCTTCTTTACAAGGGAAGTAGCAAAGAAGTCATATGATCTTGACATGGAAGTGGATGGTTTTGAAGATTACCTAGATGATGCTTTTGATTACAAAAAGGAGTATGATTTCAAGTTGGGAAACCTTATGGATTATTATGGGATCAAAACAGAAGCTGAATTGCTCAGTGGGAGTATTATGAAAATGTCCAAAACTTTTGACAGGAGGAGGGATTCTGAAGCCATTGGCTTGGCTGTAAAGTCACTGAGGAAGGAAGCCAGAAAATGGTTCAACAGGAAGTTAGGTGGATCAGATGCTGTAAATGATGATATTTATGCAAAAGCATCAGCTTGGTACCATGTCACCTACCATCCTAGTTATTGGGGTCAGTACAATGATGAAGGAATGAAACGCGACCATTTCCTTAGCTTTCCATGGTGCGTATATGACAAGCTTGTCCTTATTAAAAAGGACAAATTAAGTATTAGAAGGGCTCTCCATTTGTCCTCACTTGAGCGGAAGTTTAGCCGTGGCTTGAGTTTGAAATAG